In Periplaneta americana isolate PAMFEO1 chromosome 8, P.americana_PAMFEO1_priV1, whole genome shotgun sequence, the sequence aatttcagcgtgctcataatttgtatgttttgtaagcaatgtttgcaaatatgatcatattttctCATccttggaagcaataggttgggttaaactagataagaaaagaaatttacattcacttctccttctcttcgaaatcttgagctcttctattccttcgtgccTGTCGTCtcgtttcacttacctttcttcccatcataatctgaacctacattctcgccatgaaacaatactaacaataccatcccatcgcacttcctcatactcatcctctttcacaatagccctggcAAGACtgtggaattcgctacctgctagcatcagggactgttgaaataaaattaaaacgcaaacttactaggcacttggtcagtaattgagactcgttcagacatggcttcttgtaaataattCTCTTATTCTatcacagaatatttcattatcctgtaatttcatcactatataatttcattattctaggtttaatttgtagttcagtaaaaaaaaaaagttctttgttcttaacttctacaataaattgccgagcctttattaatcaggtaattttttcgtactttgatttttgttgtaattgtaattttaaatttaatacttacttacttactggctttgaaggaacctgcaggttcattgctgccctcacataagaccgccattggtccctatcctgtgcaagattaatccagtctctatcctcatatcccacctccctcaaatccattttaatattatcctcctatctacgtctcgacctccccaaaagtctttttccctccagtctcccagctaccactctatatacatttctggattcacccatatgtgctacgtgccctgaccatctcaaacatctggatttaatgttcctaattatgtcaggtgaagaatacgatacgtgcagttctgcattgtgtaactttctccattatcctgtaatttcatcccttttagcccgaaatattttccaaagaaccttattctcaaacacacttaatctctgttcttctcttaaagtgagagtccaagtttcacaaccatacagaacaactggtaatatatttgttttacaaattctttcagattttttgacagcagattagatgacaaaagcttctctaccgaataataacaggcatttcccatttttattctgcgttattgtaaatttaatattaattgtaattataattgtaattgtattcttaatattgtagttgtaatctcctggtagaggagaagagaaggcctcatggctttatctctaccaggttaaataaataaatactactactaccctcCTCCCTCCTTAAGGGTCATGTACGTGTTTGTTGAAGCTAATTTGGAATGTGTTTTGTACAGGAGCAAGTGATTCCATTGTGAAGGCCTACAATAAGTCAGTCCGTGCACCAAAACCAGCAGGAGTAGATGATGGCTTCACTGGTGAGGCAGCAGCTTGTGGAAAATCCGTTGTGCAAGTCGCACACCAGATGATTGCAGGAACCATGCTGATGCGAGGGTTTAGCTCCAATGCTGATGACAACGTGGCAACGGGGGAAGGTTTCAATAAGAACAAACGGCGCGGAAGCAAGTCTCTACCGGCAAGTCCGTTGGGCTCACCTCAGACATCTCCCCAGAATCGAAGGAAAGTTCAGAACAGATACTTCACTGGAGCTTTCGCACTAGAGAAAGCCAATATCCATCCGTCTGGTGGACAAGATTCTGCTAATAAGTACCCCGGAAGCTGGATCTTATCTGGCCTGCTAGGACAGCAACAGCGTGAGTTATCAGGTTCCATGGATTCTATAACAATTCCGGAAGAAGAGCACAAGAAACCAACCAAACCACAAGGCGAGCCGGATCAACATTCTGTAGAAATGAGACGTAATAAGTCTATGACTGCTCTTGTGTCTAAGATGTTGAGTGAGGGTTCTAAAGATGATGACCAGGGTGTGGAAGTGGGGTTGGATGTCGCTGCAGCCACTGTTGCAAGCGACTCACCCGCACTGAAAAGTAAAACATTCCGTGCAAAACCATCAGAGCTGAGAGAGATGAATTTCTGGTCGCCCACTTCGATGTAGGTTCATATTCCATGTGAGATTTCTGGTGTTTTTTTCTACATGTTTTGTTATTACTGACATTTCATCTTCAGATATCTTCTAATTTTcttagttttttgttttttagaacATATCTTGAACGTGTCAATACTTGTTCATCCTCATGGTGTGTAGTTATTGCTGTGTTATTGTCTATCAcccactattaaaaaaaaagtaacaacaGTATCTTAAGTAGAGAAATAATGTTTGTTGGACAACTGTATAGATACCATATCAGGTACagctatattattatttctttacttaagATCCTTTGTGTTACAATCTCTCTTGTTGTGTTCCATCATCCTGATAAGAAGTTGGACTCCTGGCTCACAAGATGCTATTTTGTTGATAATTATAATCACCCAATATAACTGTCTCTTTCCTAAGCAGTTATGTCATGAAATATAAACAGAGCttgcaaaaaatataaattaaatttactaaccacccccctccccccccccaaaaatacTCTGCAAGTTGTCTGTtttgaatgtaattaaaatgAGGTTGAATTTGCTGCCTCATATCTGATAaagaagtatttaattttttatacaatGCTTGGAGCCATAATTATTCAATAACATTCATTTTCGTAATTCAGTCTAGACACACTTTTCAAGTACAACCAGTTTGACATGGCTTCCAAGAGAAGCTTATTGtgaatagcctatattactaaaAAATGCCATTTTGCACTTAAATGCCCACAATTCTTGACAAGTTGTTAGATCGTTTATCATTAGCTACATCCCTTACGATTGATCTGACACTATAATAGAACTGGTAACTATTTAAAACGTTTGTAGAATCTTTCTTCGTAAGATTTACCTGAATGCAGATGTCCTTGATTTTAAGtggtataataatatatataaatttcagattgaattaaaaatattttacggaTTGAGTTACTTCTAAATTTCCTGTAAagcattaaaatttctaaaatcattaatatttaaaaagcaATTTCAAACCCGTATGAAAATGACAAAAGTATTGTAAGgcataatttattctattctcttcACCACTAAAAATTAGTCTTCACTCTTGATTCACATCATTGTCAGTATTGTTCCAGCATGctgatttttatgtttaatgaaatgcagtTGATCCTCAAGTCGCTGGGTTATTAGAGAAAACAATGTGTTTATAACTGTGGACTCTATAAATAACTTAAgaagaattaaatatgtaaatattgatatttcgTGTACATGATTTGAAACTTGAGAATGAAAGTAAAATACTCAGTTTGATAATAGAAAGCACAGACTGATCAAAACTTACAAAATTAGATGAAATCAGCCATTATATATTTaggttgaaaattttaaaatgtcgtACACAATGCCAACATTACGAAAATTCTTAGCCATATTAATCCAGTTCACATTTTGATAGCTTGCTTGTGTGAAATgcattcttttttattataacCTTTGT encodes:
- the LOC138704654 gene encoding uncharacterized protein isoform X2, coding for MGSTEQDRSLNSGVSLPQWMKSKIGDRYDLDETFSPPSHDDSFFYIRYPKAYSSQKPQEQAIRQTSDLLEKTEQVSKQDFSQHTLQCRQFIPEAKMDSSSSVGASDSIVKAYNKSVRAPKPAGVDDGFTGEAAACGKSVVQVAHQMIAGTMLMRGFSSNADDNVATGEGFNKNKRRGSKSLPASPLGSPQTSPQNRRKVQNRYFTGAFALEKANIHPSGGQDSANKYPGSWILSGLLGQQQRELSGSMDSITIPEEEHKKPTKPQGEPDQHSVEMRRNKSMTALVSKMLSEGSKDDDQGVEVGLDVAAATVASDSPALKSKTFRAKPSELREMNFWSPTSM
- the LOC138704654 gene encoding uncharacterized protein isoform X1, producing the protein MGSTEQDRSLNSGVSLPQWMKSKIGDSPNSPEKVLTRYDLDETFSPPSHDDSFFYIRYPKAYSSQKPQEQAIRQTSDLLEKTEQVSKQDFSQHTLQCRQFIPEAKMDSSSSVGASDSIVKAYNKSVRAPKPAGVDDGFTGEAAACGKSVVQVAHQMIAGTMLMRGFSSNADDNVATGEGFNKNKRRGSKSLPASPLGSPQTSPQNRRKVQNRYFTGAFALEKANIHPSGGQDSANKYPGSWILSGLLGQQQRELSGSMDSITIPEEEHKKPTKPQGEPDQHSVEMRRNKSMTALVSKMLSEGSKDDDQGVEVGLDVAAATVASDSPALKSKTFRAKPSELREMNFWSPTSM